The region TGAGATCTCAGATCGAAGCAGGAGAAAATCCGCGCAATATAAAAGTCAGTCTCGCGAAACTCATCATCAAAGATTTCCACTCTTCATCGGACGCTGATGCCGCCGAAGATGATTTCACGCGGCGCTTTGTTCAGAAAGAAATTCCCGATGAGATCGAGGAAAAGAAGATCACCGCCGGCACCTACAAACTCGCCGAATTGCTTGCCGAAACCGGTCTCGCCGCTTCAAAAGGCGAAGCCCGCCGCCTTATCGAACAAGGGGGCGTAAAGGTCAACGGTGAAAAGGCCTCGGCTGCGAATGCGGACATCGCGATCGACGCCGACGGCGTCTTATTTCAAGTTGGAAAACGAAAATTCCTCAAGGTGTTGGCGAATTAGCCGCTGAGAAGGTTTTTGTTATCCATCAGTAACATCGCTATACTTGAGCATCACACATGAGCGAAACTGCCGCCAAGCGCGTAAAATTATCCCAACGCATCAACGCCTACGTCGGCTCCGAAGCGCCTATTCGCCAATTGGCAGGCAACTGGTCAAAGACCGCAAAGGTCGCGCTCGACGAGGCGAACAGCCTGTCGCTCGAACGCGTCGATATCTATCTCGAACGCTTGCCTAAAAAGCTCGACGGCTTTAAGATCATCCATCTTTCCGACACGCATCACAGCCCGTTTACGAGCCTCGAACACATAAAACGCACCGTAAAGATCGCTAATCGCCTAAAGCCCGATATGTTTCTGCTGACCGGCGATTACGTCTCGCACGACCGCGAATATATCCCGCCGGTCGCCGCTGAGCTTGGCAAATTGAAGGCGAAACACGGCATTTATGCTTGCCTCGGTAACCACGATCACTGGACCGACGCCGATCTCGTTACTCATATGTTTCGCGGTGAAGGAATTAACGTTTTGATAAATGAAGGCCTGCGGTTCGAGACTCGCGGAGCGTCGTTTTGGCTCGCCGGAGTGGATGATTATATGGTCGGCAAAACGGATGTTCCGGCGTCGCTTCGCGGTTCGTTTCCAGACGAAATGAAACTGCTCCTCGCCCACAACCCGATCATCTTTCGCGAAGCCGCGCGAGCCGGTATCGATCTCACGCTCAGCGGCCACACGCACGGCGGCCAGATAAAAGTTCGCAATCCCGAAAAGCGCATCCTGCCTCAGCGAAAGCTAAAGGCCGGCCTGCATGCAAAGCGCAATTCGCAGATCTATATCACGCGTGGAATAGGCACAGTCGTCGTGCCAATGCGTTACCAGTGTCCTCCCGAAATCTCGCTTTTGGAGCTGCACTGCGCCGAATGAGCGAATCACAAGTTTCAACTAAGGTCCTTACTCTTCCAAACATCCTGACTTTTCTGCGCATGGTGTTGATACCGGTCTTTGCCATTTTACTTGTTTATCATCGAGAAGGCTGGGCTCTGGTTGTGTTCACGGTCGCCGGTGTTTCCGACGGAATTGACGGATTTATTGCCCGAAGGTTCAAACAGGAATCCGAGCTGGGCACGATCATCGATCCTATCGCCGACAAGCTATTGATGACGACGGCTTTCATAATGCTCACGATACCCGGTATGCTCGGCGACGGCCGTCATCTGCCTGTTCCTTTTTGGGTGACGGCAACCGTCATCGGCCGCGACATCGGGATCATCGCGGTCGCCGGAGCGATAAATGTAATGACCGGCTTTCGAGGCTTTCAACCGTCGTGGCTCGGCAAAGCAAGCACCTTCGTCCAGGTTGTCGGCGTTATCCTAATATTAGTAGCCGCCGTCTGGCCCTCTCTTCAAGGCTTTTACCTCCCAACCGTTTACACGACCGTCGCCGCCTTCGCCGTGTTCTCCGGAATCCACTACATCTTCCACGTCGCCAAACTAATGCGCGAATCAGATGCGGAAGCCAGACATGCAGAAGCCCGCACGAAGTAAGGGCGTTCTTTTAATTCCGCATTTCACTATTTACTAAAACCCCATCGACAGGTAACGCTTTTTAAATTCCCCTAGCATCTGCACCGCGACTGAAACTGCGTCGATCTGATCGTCGTGCCTGCCCGTCGGAAACCGCACGATCTCATCGATAAACGCATCTATCCACGGCCCGCGCACGAGAAAAAGTTTTCCTTCCTCGGCGAGATTCAACCACGTCAAGGCGCGTGTTAATTTATCGCCAGCAACGCTCACCTCGCGAAAAGCAAACTGCCGCACATTCCAGTCCGTGCGAAGCTCCTGCACTACAGCCTTACCGTGCATGGCCGACTCGATGCCGTGTTCGGTGTCGAGCTCCTCATTCATTCGCGCGACAATATATCGCCGCTGTTCCGGA is a window of Chloracidobacterium sp. DNA encoding:
- a CDS encoding metallophosphoesterase — protein: MSETAAKRVKLSQRINAYVGSEAPIRQLAGNWSKTAKVALDEANSLSLERVDIYLERLPKKLDGFKIIHLSDTHHSPFTSLEHIKRTVKIANRLKPDMFLLTGDYVSHDREYIPPVAAELGKLKAKHGIYACLGNHDHWTDADLVTHMFRGEGINVLINEGLRFETRGASFWLAGVDDYMVGKTDVPASLRGSFPDEMKLLLAHNPIIFREAARAGIDLTLSGHTHGGQIKVRNPEKRILPQRKLKAGLHAKRNSQIYITRGIGTVVVPMRYQCPPEISLLELHCAE
- a CDS encoding CDP-alcohol phosphatidyltransferase family protein; the protein is MSESQVSTKVLTLPNILTFLRMVLIPVFAILLVYHREGWALVVFTVAGVSDGIDGFIARRFKQESELGTIIDPIADKLLMTTAFIMLTIPGMLGDGRHLPVPFWVTATVIGRDIGIIAVAGAINVMTGFRGFQPSWLGKASTFVQVVGVILILVAAVWPSLQGFYLPTVYTTVAAFAVFSGIHYIFHVAKLMRESDAEARHAEARTK